The region CACAGTGTGTTTTAAGGTGAAATTGTGGGGGGAAGGGACAAAATGGGAACTGTTGACTGAGCATAACTGATTACATAAGATTGCACAAATATTAGCAAGCAAAACTCATGAACATGGGCAAAGAGGAACTGGTGTACGTACTGCTTTGCCTGCACCAACGGAACACAGGATGGAGGAGTCAGGGGAGAAGGCACTGCAGTACACCCAGTTCTGATGCCCCCGCAAAACCTTCACCATGTTTCCTGGAAAAAGGCACACAATTAACCATCACTGCAATAGCAACAATCCTTTTACAGGCATGTCTTGAATTTGACACAAAACAGAATAATGGGAAATCATACCACAGTGAGTCTGTTGTGTTGATTGATTTaaaataacagatttttttaaatgatatgaattatttttattataatgattCAGCACTGCCTTTGACTTGCTACTTATCTTTGTTTATTCTTCACCTGTTTTATCTGATGCTGGGGTAACACAGAGCCTTAACATCTTCCAAATGCCAAGAATCTACAGTATATTTGTGATTGCTATGGTACGAAAAATAGAATGGGTCAGTGGCAACTTGCCTGGCTCTGTGACGCTGGGTCACGATCAGCGGTTGCATGCTACTGCGTTTCATCCCAATACTGTACGCAGTGTTACAAGTGTGGCAAATGTTGCAGAATGGGTATATATTTAGCTCCACACACACCCAAATTCATCATATCTTGGACAGTTCATATCAATCCCCAGTACTCCACCAGGTCATCAGGCTGCTATTATGGGACTGTGTCCCCCCATGTACAGCCCCAAGTGTAAACAGGAATTGTTGTGTTGAGTTATAGAACACATGTAGCCCAGCAAAGATGGAGGTAAATGTGTGTCTTTatcattcaattaaaaaaaactttccaatcaaaaaaagtttacttcaatctaaaataaatattttcaatctaaaaaaaagtgttcaaatgcaaaaaaaaatatttgagcctcaaaaaattgcatttgaaaacattttttatttgattgaagTGAAATAAGTTTTGAAGctcttttttttgattgaatcatTTTGACACAAACGTACcatggtgggcggagcttcccGACTGCTCAGTGATGTTTGACTGACAAGTCTCTTCACCAACGGCATTTGACATAAGATTCCTCCTCTGACAACCAGTCGCCATTTGAAATGTTCCGGTGTGAGAGTGTGTCATGACCAGGTAACGCAGAGAGGAATGGACCCACATGCAAGGCTCAGTAGCAGGCAGAATTATGTACTGCAGACTGCTGAAACTCTGCCCAACAATCAAGGAGTTTCTGCTAATCATACCACGCCTTTTAGtttgacaaaaacattttactcTTGTCATCAGTAAATAATTATGAAGTTATTGATTTCAATGGACTTCTGACCATTGAAATGGGCCAGAGGTGCAGGATGAAGTGCAGTAGCTGCATGTGTGGAGGGGGCTGGCTACGGTCTCATACTGGACTTTTGACATTTTCTTCAGCTGTGGCATCTTGAAACGGTGAGAAATGAAGTGAGGAAATACTGAATGCTTCCACATTCTAAGCACTGTTACAAACCCTCTCCAGTTGGGTGGAGCTTGTCACGAATCATGTCATGAATCATGCAGATTTTACATTTGTTACGTGTCAGGGCTCTGTGTAACCCCAGCATTAGTCTAAATAAAGCTACATTTACAGCTACCTCAAATTTGacttaaatgtttcttttaaatagagAAAGGGAGACTTGTTGCTCTCACGCCTCCTTATCCATATAGCCTCCTTAATCcatcttttacatttttggctCTCAGATGAGAGAACCTTCCCTTTTTCCCAgtggtatttttgttttcttgttctgCTGTCACTTTTTGTATCGTTGTGAATTTTCACAAGGACACATTATTTCTGGTGATCTTATTTTCTTTTGTTCCTCTTTTAATTCTCTGCTAAAAGAATGGTAGAAGGAGACAGCAACAAAATTCACcaggacacaaaaacaaacagcagaACAAGATAACAAAAAATAAGCCTTAACAGAATACTGCAGAAAACATAACCATGTCATGGACTGAGAGATAGTTAGGAAACAATCTATCAATCACATCCAAGCTCAACAACCTACCGTCATCTTTAAGGTCCCACACTCGCAGGGTCTTATCTCTGGATGCAGACACCAACATGAGGCTGCCATCAGGAGCAAATGTCAAGTCTCTTACTATGTCTATGTGGTCCATCAAATTCAGTAAGAGTTTTCCTGCAATAGatcaggagaaaaaaaggaCATCACATAAACATAATACTTGTTGGTTTTGTCCTCATAAAGCAGCATGTATTCTTTTAATACTTCATTAAGAAAGCTTTAAATTCTTACCAGTGTAAACATCCCAGATCTTTATGCGGCCATTGTTGAGGCCCGTTGCCAGAAGCAGCTGGTCCTCACCAAACTTAAAGCGGTGCCACTCAATGTTGACGCACCGACTCTGCTTATCTGGCACAGACGAACCAAAGCCCAAGCCCCAAACTATGTCACCGCAGTCAATGGCGTGCTCCTGGGGTTCAGAAAAAACCTGAGATCCATCGCTGTTCTGACAAGACAGTCGCCGCGAACTAGAGGCGATGGTATCATCTCCGCCATGGCTTGAACTACAGCAACACAGAAACGGAGGTCAAATAAAGACCTAGACAATAAATATGcactttaaatgaaaacaactgCAAGTATGAGCTCTTTTTACTTCAGACATTCCATCTCTGAGCTGTAATGTGAGGGCGGAGGAAGCTACAACTCATGAGTCACTGCCTGTAGTTTGGAAACAATGAGCTCTTGTTTTGTAAAAAGTTTTTGGATGCTGTCTCAGAGTCACATGGCTCTATTAAGTGAAAAAGAAGCTAGTGAGCCAGCAAACTAATAACACCAGCCACGAGTGCTTTGCTAAATGGAGTTCCTCCATTGTGTTTAGTAGGACCAAAATCTGTGAATCTGGATGctacaaggactacagaaacCCCCACTACATATGGCAAATTTATCAAATCCATTGCATACAGTATGAATAATGTGAAATTCCTTTTGCAGCTTTAAAggtatcatttttaaaatgtagaaaTGATTGATGACACTATGAATGAATTTACTAAAGGTGTGCGCCtgtaaaaacatgtgaaaacatCACTACATGCACTAATAAACGGTGCAAACCCCAAGCAATCAGGATTGCACCTGTAAAGTACTCAACATAGCTCGCAAATTCCATTTAGCACGTTTGACTTTAAAGAATATGTAATGTGGGCGAATCAGCTGTGGGGCTCACaacaataaatcataaataaaaaataaaactatggtCTATTTTAACTGCTACGAACAAGTAGTGTACGCTGTGTGAGGTACAGAAACAGAGCGGTGCAACTGAACTGACGCGCAGATTTCTTCCTTAGGAGGAGAGGAGGACATTGCACACAGAGGAGGAGTATCACTTCCCCACGCTCCGGGCGCAGCGCTCTTCTCCTCTTCCATGCACTTCCTCAATACTCCGCCCTCCTCGCGTTTCAGTTGTAAAGATGAAGTTCTGGAATTAGACGGACGTCAACCACTCATGTCAGAGCACTGATGTATGGCAAGTGTCAGTGCTGACCAGCTGTATAATTTACACAGCAATGGCGAAAGGTCTGCAAGAGCACACACGACAGAGCGGTATTCAAGAAAGCTCAGACCTCCTTGGCTCATCTTCAGCTGCTGCAGACTAATTTTTCTGTTGCAGCAATAACTCAAGATCAATGTTTTAGATCAATAGAACAATTTCCTTTGCCAAGATGCCTCTTTTTCATAGGCAGATATGAGCAATTTGACAGGGACTGACATAGTAgccacataaaatgacaaaaaaaattaacattgcCTTTTTAGGTCCATTTAAGTAAAAGCACTTTCATCTACATTTTGTTTGCCACATAATTAAAtagtttgtgcagcagacagagcaGTACCTGCTGCTTTATTGCACCTCTGTCAAATTCCACTTCTTCAAAATTTTGCACTTTCATCCACACAGCTGATGCATGTTAAATGTACAAAGTGCTCATTTAAATATGGCGGCCCCAACTACTTCTGCACATGCGCTGATTCGCACTACAATCTCACTAAATTTTCCAAAACAGGTGAAGACACAGCCCCACCAAAGTATTTAGGCACGCAAGTGATTTAGctccctttatttcagatcttagtaaaTCTGCCGTTAAGTCTTATGCTTGCACCTGTTTCCTTTTAGTTTATCTTACACTGAGGAGATTGACACAACTGCAGCTACAAACCTACAGATAAACACACATCAGTTCAAAAGGGTGAAGTCTGTGCAAAAGTCaagattattatatatatagcAAACAGAGCGGTTACAGTAAACCCTATTGACACAGACATGATTAATTCTTCACTTCAcaagaaattacaacaaaacaaaacacaaaccatAACACGTTCTTATACCAAACcaatagaaaattaaaaaaaaaaaaaggcactttttgttttttgagtgcTGTTGTTTTCAAATATCACTTGTGTATATTGACTTTTTAGAATTACTGTATAATAAGCATAAGCATAAATCTATTATATAAGATTTGAATGAATTTTAAGGGCATTTTAAATACAGCCATTGCTTGAATATTCAAATTTGTACGAGCACCAACTACTTGAAGGAGTACGTGATGATGCTTACAagtttttcagacatttcatcCATGGAATGAGCCTGACTGTGCGGTGCCCCTGAGACCAAGCAAAGTAGGAACCATCCGGAGCAAAGGCTACAGTCCAAGACTCCCTGCCAGACTTCTGGTCAAAGGGTGCAACAGGCACCTGGAGGTTACCGATGAACTTGGCCTTAgctgaaaaatattaaaaacaacacagttaAACCTGTTTATCTTCTACATCCACACATGTCAGTGGAGGGGCAGGCTCTGAAGCTCTCATCTGATTGGTTACTTGTGTCCAACAACTTGAAAACATGCTTTAGGGGTGTGGCTTTAAAGAGGAGATCATACTCTTACACTTTGAGATACTACAAATTGGAGAATTGTGACATttctaaaacatttaaatataaaactcaCATTACTACAAAGGTAAACAAAGACGTCACCACATACATTAAACGTGTCCTTGTGCAGCGGCTTTTCCTGTGTTTCAGTGCTAAGGGCATATCATGTTAATGTGtacattttatgtatacattcCTTGGGGCCCCACGGTGAAAGATATGGTCGCTTAACATTTAAACAGTAGGGCTTACTAGGTGCAATTTTAGTTTTCAGAAGCAgacattacattttgacatgtcAAATTTCTATGAGTGAGAATTGAATTTtagataattataattatgacttgcggAAATATAACTGTGGATtagaaaaattacaattacaactcgTCAAAATTACTTTGTGGGTATGTAGACTTAGAATTACATGTCAACATGAATTTATTGATATCTACGATTGCAAGTACCGCTACTTTTTCATGTTAAAAGGTTTGCTATAACGGACGTGCTCGGAAACACATATGTAAACAGTAACCGCTGTGATGAATCACTGCTGAGAGGATAAAACCGTGGGGGAGGCGCTGCGTTTGCGGcagaaacagaagaaaaatgtaTGTCACCACCACACCTCGATCCACGTAAGCTTGCTAACAGGGCTTTTTTCCTGACAGGGCTGttaatgtagttttgcattTCTCACTGAGTAACTATTGTATTAATGCCACTTCGACCCATTGTGTAGCCCGCTTTGCGCccatattttattaaatatgataaatgtgttcTATAAAAATATGAAACGGGGTATTTTAACAGCTCAGTCGTGCTAAAATTCTTAAATCCACGTGCACGTCTATCCAAACAACATAGCAACTACAATAAAGTAATTATCCTTAGTATACGAATACATACTTTTTCAGACATGTACACAACACCATGTGTTGTTCGCGCAAATAACGAATTAATCATATTTTGGCATTTAACTTTAATTGGACAAAGTTACAAAACAGAATCGAATTGttaatgcattattttattttatataaaaatttTCGAAAGTATTGCATTAACGTTTTAATAAGCAAGCAAAGCACCAGATTACACGGAATCCAACAAATCCGAAACACCACTGGTGGTTGTTCAGTGTCTCACTCTTTATTTACCCTCACCTCCATAATAGATAAATGTTTTACTTACCTATATCATTTTCGTTGACAGAGTCTGGGAAGCTTGCCatctaaataaagaaaaagactCAAGAGAAAAGAAGGGCACTGGTAATGGAAGATAATGGACTGCGCCTTTTTCCCTTCTCAAGTGGAAAGCGGTCGGTTGAATCCCCTCGCCGAGCCTAAAAACCTAGAGCGTTAAACGCGTTCTTTCTTTTAAgctgctttgtttttcttcacagtAACTCAACGCCGCACACATATATACTTGTTACTCGATTAATAGTCCAAACAAACGTGTTAAACGCGTAACTGGCTTGCTTAAATTTACCTACGAAGTACaatggtaacacagtggttgtGGAAGCTATTTTAATCTGGAGGAGGGCGAAGCGACAACATATGGGAGGAGCGATGATACGTCAGCCAAGTTGCCATGGTAATCATAGATCGACGTAGACGCCTGGTCGCCCCCGGAGAGGCGTGACTACGCGGCGCCATCTTGTGTGAGTCCGAGCAGATGCAGATTGCTTGTAAATCAACGGAGGGAGGAGGCTATCAACAATCTAAGTAGAATTATTCACTGAACTGAAGAGGATTGGATTTCAAACCggttagatttttaaaaatgtcctaTGTAGCTATCACACTGAATGATTGGATcttgtaaaaacaaataaaaaatgctgtttttaccACTTACCTTACTCTTCTGAAAGAACACTGAAAAATGTGCCTCTTCTGGGCTCGTCTTAAAATGAATTAGGCATTCAAGCCATGTATTACTTGaattttactatatatatatatatatatatatatatatatatatatatatataaatatatatataattgtgaACTGGGCATTCAGAAAGTCACAGTCCCACTCCCAACATagtttttctcagcatttttattcCATGTTGTTATCTGGTTTCGCCTCCCTTTGACCTGACACACGGCTGGGCCATGTGTCTTCATTTGTTAGCATACATaagacatttgtgattgtcaggATCAAAAACATAAGCTCATCAAgagataaagacataaatatGCAGGAAGAAATTAATGAGTTCACATCAAacagtattattttaattagaaaatagttcacattttagaaaacaatcagttattgtagttagttaaagatgacatttactgctgatttaaagcatTATAAATTATGTAcaagattattgattgatttatcatttaggggtcaTTTTGTTCTCAAACTGTATTTTAGTGCTAATCTCACTGTCTGGTGATTATATCTGTTTTGTCTCTTTgctttacatacagtacatggttGTGTTGTTGTAAGGtttagattaaagttgaaattagatgTTCTGAAACAGTTTGACTATGTCCCTGAAAATGACATCTAACaagttgacctgaatatattttataagCAGAAATATTGAGTACAAAAATAGTATTGCACACTTAAGAAAACAATCAACAGTACAAAATTTGTGAGgtacttttcatttttaaaacatggCTTTTAAGcccttaaagaaaaaaaaatagagaaaagaaTAGTagtataaaataatttttaaaaaaaattgaaaaacaccaTTAATGTaagtataatatatacaaaataatagagccccaacaacagcagcattaaaaaaaagaaatctgtgtgatgaattgaattgaattgtttgttttccacaTAATCACACAACAACGTTTTTGATTTCATTACAAGATTGGGTTTTGGGTTTGGGATTCTGGTCTAGTTAacttgaataaaagtaaaaattatgTGTACAACTCAATTTTAATTTTGACAAAGCTTTTAATCCATAAGTGTAGATAAATAAAGACCAAgccatttttcacatttactaAATAATgagtttaatatatatattaaaaacaacaccTAATCTAAACTTGCTATAAAATGTcctacattattggaatttagttttttgagtgACTATaactataaaacaaaataatttcataaatattAGGCTTTATAACTGTAATCTAATCATATATCAGAAAATGAGGCTCTTGATGTGGTGAAATAGTAGTCCATGCTAATAGCAGGTGTAATTGTTCATTGGCACATACATAGAAACGAGTCAAAAGATGTGTTTGCACTGAACTGCACTGAACTGACTGAAGTAACTACagttgcttaaatcgcccgtgatgagtcacttgaacattgttgtggtttttttgttgctttatcACTTCATCGCTTCAGTGTACGTGTCTACAGtttacgtttacagcacttatcatagacagccccacttgtacttacggtttaaattaaaaatgggcaacttctatcagagcgggccccaaaaaatgtgattgtctgatctgagggccacattatcaacattcatgtaagcatttagaataatgaccaatctgagcattaatataggaaagaacacagggttttgtctttgtagtccttttgtgtgggttttcttggtgttttcttttttttttttagtttttagaaattttgtttgttttttaattcattttgtctattttctagTCAATATGACAattttttattgccttttttgtgtgttttttgagtgattgtgtttttgtgattttttttttttgtcttatttttgtctttttgtgtattgttctgtcattttgggcaatttcgttggcattttgtgtgtcttagaAGTCCTTTTGTAAATGATGTTGTTTAGTGCGTctgttataattttgtgtacttttgttgacattttgtgcaaatTGCTGTCTTTATTATCTGTTTCTGGGGttttgtgttatgttgggcttcatataatttacaatttcattaattaCCATTATGTTTTGCGGGGCTATACCacattagaccgagggccgcatgtggcccccgggctacCAGTTGCCTATATATGGTTTAAATactcaacttacggagttactaaagaatgagttcactcaaaatatacttaGAATTTTAAAGACTCATTCACGGAGTATGCAGCTTTCATTTTGCCCCAAGAAATTGAGGAAGTGTGCAGCCttctcactgtagcgggagggctGCAAACTctggctctacagacagtgacggccgAGGGAGTTGTCGgaagttgcttgaaaagttcacatttttcaactttgagcgacttgtCACGCACAATCCAGTCGCTGGATTTGCGCAAATCTCGTCATTTGAAGGGATGTTGCATCATTTTCATAAATTTTGAATATAATCCAGCCCCCCGAGTCATGTTCGGTGTAACTGCACCGAAACAGTTGGTCCTAATTGTATGAAAATGCTGCCAAAGTCAAGGTGTCATTTTCTTGATCATACTGGTAGTGTTGGAACCAAGACAAATGATTAAGGGAACTCCTAAGAGCTCGGTTAGCTTTTTGAGGCCGATCGCGACACATGAAGCCTACAACTGTGAGCTCTCTGAGAATCATATTATCATATAATGGGTGGTCTCAAATCATAAACCCCTCCCAAACCGGAAGTAgctttaaggctcaaacatacaaCGGAGTCTGTGCGGACTGTCACACACCTCAGTGCTTACATACTCGTGCACCGCAGCATAGTAATTTCcaataaaatcctacatgtcccatgattcttagtgCTTCTCTGTGGGACATGTTTTAAAGGAGTCTGTACTTTTGTAGCTCATCTGCTACTCTCTCCTTTAAgctcgtgttcatctctcctgctctgtttcaccaggcggaTGAAATGCTGgttggtgttacatttaatgcaagtcgatacaatgccgagcagtgttttgagtGACACCAAGTATGCGGACAACTCTGCGCTGTTGTAAaatcacacccacacacacaaacatgtaaaaacactatgaacaatttttttcaaaattgtttTCTAAAACTATAactatttacagtgaaatttCTTCAAAACCATTTTCCTTAACAACTTAAAGTAGTACTTGTAAATGGGTCTTTGAAAATaactttttgtaaataaaaacctCTTTATCCCTTTTCTTTTCTCATTGTTCCACTGTTCCAAACAGTTCCATTTTGCAGTGAGGCAAAGTGGGACCTGACACCTTCTGCAGTAAATGGGTGTCTTTACTTTGATATATCCAGTATCTGCACAGTTTCTGGCCTTGGTGCCATCATTCCCATAGTAAATATTCGCTCCATTAGGCGCTGGAAGGTGCTTGGTGTGTTGTAAAGACCAAATGGCATAACATTCAATTCAAACAAGCCAAATGGGGTGCAAAAGGCAGTCTTCGGCTTGTCTTTTTCAGCTACCAGCACTTGATCGTACCGACTTGCCAAATAATTCATGGAAAACCATTTTGCCCCTGAGAGTGCGTCTAGAGATTCTTCGATTTGTGGCAAGAGGAAGGTATCCCGATGGGTCTTCCTGTTTAGCTGCCGATAATCGACACACAGGCGAATGGTACCATCGTTCTTCTGCACAACAACGATAGGAGAGGCGTAAGGGCTGCAACTCTCTTCACCTAGCCGCAGtgtaatttgtaaatcatcagttCCTGGAGCAAATGCCGGTTGTTGTTCCGAcactaagagagagacaaaaatgtcacggaatacagttttaaagtgtattttgctaactaaatggtccaataatatcatgtgaacacaaacaaccaatcagcgttaaagaagcatgGACAATCACCCGTTATGGAGGGCATCTGTCTCTCACtcgagtgacagctgtcaaaattTGCTGTGTTTCAGCAACAAAGACAGCGCAAAATCACCGCTATtttagccacaaaggtcactaaactttaagaacacaaaaacctacaaatacaaaatacatacaaacttttacacccagAACATAAGGCCACAACtcatctaatgaatcagcagcaaagcagaaaataaaatatgtgcttaccttttatttgtcaaaatatccacacacaaaaaacaaccatgaagaactttgtatcctcgcAACTTATTTCAGCtgaggcctgccttgtctttcataaacaCACCCAATCGGACCCTCAGATCATCTTCCTCTGTCAGCTTTCTCATCCCTCCGGTCCGCACGATCACCATGGGGTCCAGAGCCTTCAGCCGCTCTGCCCCCCACCTCTGGAACTCCCTCCCACCTGACATCCGAAACGTTGACACTCTGACCACCTTCAAATCACGTCTCAAAACCCACATGTTCAAACAAGCCTACTCACTCTGATTTCCATCCACCACACTGcaaaacttctttttttaaattagttttttgtaaaactGTTACCTCCCTCCTTTttaacgaggtgggcttcattgataattggagatccttctggggaaaaccgaacctgataggaagagatggaatccatcctactttggagggagcatctctactatcagaaaacatggcacatttatgacatctcatgaatgagaccatgttacagagggggagtcctccacgcccctctgcgcttgccttaggacagtttccctcccattgctatcaggatagctgtgttcatcgccatgacaactgttgtgatggtgatgaatattattttatggagacggtgtcagtcccccgacccatatttcacaatgattttaacataaaatcaaataaaagagctatcaattataaaaatctgaaaaaaattaaaatctcaaatctagaaacaccaaaacataaaaccattagatgtgctctattaaatattagatcactgagatccaaatctctactagtaaatgaccttatctcagaaaataactttgatttattctgtttaactgaaacatggctgtatcaagatgaatatgttagtttaaatgaagccactcctcccagtcatttaaatactcatatgccacgagacataggccgtggaggtggtgtagcagctatttatcattcctctctcctaatctatcctaaaccaaaggccagtttcacttcctttgaaagcctggttctaaatttatctcatatcgaatcaaaaacctgccagccagtcttatttgcgataatttaccgtcctccaggcccttattctgaatttctatcagaattctctgagtttatatcaaacttagtcctcagttctgataaaatactgatagtaggagattttaatatccatgtggacaaagatagtgatagcctgagctcagcctttatgtccctaatagactcagttggcttttttcaaactattaatgaagctactcatcgtttaaatcatactcttgatcttgttctaacatatggccttgatattaatgaactaaaagtctaccctgaaaatcctctgctatcagatcactttttaatatcttttaacattatcctagaggatctcgcactgtgcaataaaatagttacaagtagaaatctatccaacagtgctgtggctaaatttaaagaggccattcctgctgccttaaactcagtgcaccatccaataaataactatgatattaattataacccctctcaactggatctgcttgtcgatagctctgctagcctactaaaatccaccttggactcaattgccccattgagggaaaaaactattaaacgtcagaggaaagctccgtggtttagctctgaaactcacacactcaaacaaacaacccgtaaattagagagaatgtggcgctccaataaaacagaggagtcacgaatactttggcaagaaagccatagtaaatacatgacagccttacgacatagtcgatctacatactactcctcactaattgaagaaaataaaaataatccgaggtaccttttcagcactgtagccaggctaacacaaagtcagagctctattgagcccatgattcctctagccctcagctgtgaggactttatgacattttttaacgataaaattcacaagattagagataaaattagccactccctgccttcacctgggcctgctgtaccattaaatgtaaataggcctaacctaaactgtttcacacatataggacttcaggaactt is a window of Gouania willdenowi chromosome 13, fGouWil2.1, whole genome shotgun sequence DNA encoding:
- the wsb1 gene encoding WD repeat and SOCS box-containing protein 1, which translates into the protein MASFPDSVNENDIAKAKFIGNLQVPVAPFDQKSGRESWTVAFAPDGSYFAWSQGHRTVRLIPWMKCLKNFSSHGGDDTIASSSRRLSCQNSDGSQVFSEPQEHAIDCGDIVWGLGFGSSVPDKQSRCVNIEWHRFKFGEDQLLLATGLNNGRIKIWDVYTGKLLLNLMDHIDIVRDLTFAPDGSLMLVSASRDKTLRVWDLKDDGNMVKVLRGHQNWVYCSAFSPDSSILCSVGAGKAVFLWNMDKYKLIQKLEGHHNDVVSCDFSPDGALLATASYDTRVIVWDHHKGTILLELGHLFPPPSPIFAGGSNDRWVRSVSFRPDGRHIASITDDRLVRFWSIEERAPQAIASLANGLCCAFSAEGSVLAAGTRDGSVHFWGSPRSIASLQHVCRMALRRVMTTQQVESLNIPMPLRDYLTYRVM